CGAAGGTGCACGCGGGCCTGCTCGCCGACCGGCGCAAGGACGACCACCTGCAGCAGCTCGACGACCTGGGCGTCGAGCCGTTCGACCTGGTGATCGCGAACCTGTACCCGTTCGCCGACACGGTGAACTCGGGCGCGAAGCCCGACGAGTGCGTCGAGCAGATCGACATCGGCGGCCCCACGATGGTGCGGGCGGCCGCGAAGAACCACGCGAGCGTCGCCGTCGTCGTCGACCCGTCCGGGTACGCGTCCGTCCTGGCGGCCGTCACGGCGGGCGGCTTCACCCTGGACGAGCGGCGCCGCCTCGCCGCGCGCGCGTTCGCGCACACCGCGTCCTACGACGTGGCCGTCGCGTCCTGGTTCGCGGGCGACTACGCCCCCGACGAGACCGCCGGGCAGACCGAGTGGCCCGACTTCCTCGGCGCCACCTGGGAGCGCTCGAACACCCTGCGGTACGGCGAGAACCCGCACCAGCGCGCCGCCCTGTACCGCTCGCCGGGCGAGACCGGCCTGGCCGGGGCCGAGCAGCTGTACGGCAAGGAGATGTCGTACAACAACTACGTGGACACCGACGCCGCGCGCCGGTCCGCGTACGACTTCGCCGAGCCCGCCGTCGCGATCATCAAGCACGCCAACCCGTGCGGCATCGCGGTGGGCGCCGACATCGCCGAGGCGCACCGCAGGGCGCACGCCTGCGACCCGCTGTCGGCCTACGGCGGCGTCATCGCGGCGAACCGCCCGGTGACCGCCGACATGGCGCGGCAGGTCACCGAGAGCTTCGCCGAGGTCGTGGTGGCCCCCGCGTTCGACGACGAGGCCGTCGCCGTCCTGAAGAAGCGGTTCAAGAACCTCCGCCTGCTGGTCTGCCCGGACGCCCCGAAGGGCGCGACCGAGTACCGGCGCATCGACGGCGGCGTCCTGCTGCAGGGCGTCGACGCGGTCGACGCCCCCGGCGACGACCCGTCCGGCTGGGAGCTCAAGACCGGCGAGGCCGCCGACGAGGCCACCCTGCGCGACCTGGCGTTCGCGTGGCGGGCCGTCCGCTCGGTCAAGTCCAACGCGATCCTGCTCGCCGCCGACGGCGCCACCGTCGGCGTCGGGATGGGGCAGGTCAACCGGGTCGACTCCGCCAAGCTCGCGGTGTCGCGGGCGGGCGCGGAGCGCGCGGCCGCCGCGGTCGGCGCGTCCGACGCGTTCTTCCCGTTCCCGGACGGCCTGGAGGTGCTGACGGACGCGGGCGTGCGCGCGATCGTCCAGCCGGGCGGGTCCGTCAACGACGACAAGGTGGTCGCGGCGGCCGAGAAGGCCGGCATCGCGCTGTACTTCACCGGCGTCCGGCACTTCTTCCACTGACCGGCGCCGACACGGCCCGGCGGCTCCGGCCGCCGGGCCGTTTCCCGCGTGTCCGCAGGTAACCTCGGTGCGTCCCCTCGGACGGAAGGCGCGATGGACACCCTCACCATGCTCATGCTGGGAGCCGTCTCCCAGGCGAACGCCCTGCTGCTGGACGCCCGGCAGGTCATCGGGCTCGTCGCGGCGGCGCTGGCCGCGATGCTCGCCGCCCGGCTCGGCTGGCGCGGCACCGACCGCGTCCTGGCTCGCCGGTCCGAGGACGACGCCACCTAACGCAGGCGACGCCACCTAACGCAGGCGCGCGCGCAGAGCGGGCCCCGCCTCGGCCCAGTCGTCGTCGGTCATCCCGTAGACGGCGGTGTCACGGAACGTCCCGTCCGGCCTCAGCCGATGCTTGCGGTGGACGCCCTCGAACGACGCCCCCAGCCGCTCGATCGCGGCCCGCGAACGCTCGTTCAGCGCGTTCGTGTGCCAGCCCACCCGCACCGCCTTGAGCTCGTCGAACGCCCGCTCCAGCAGCAGCAGCTTCGACTCGGTGTTCGTCCCCGACCGCCGCCACCGCGCGCCGAGCCACGTGTAGCCGATGCACAGGCCCCGGTCGCGCGGCGAGATCTCGTAGTACGACGTCGTCCCCGCGACCTCGCCCGTCCGGGGGTCGAGCTGCGCCCACGGCAGCCGCAGCCCCCGCTCGCGGTCCCGCAGCGCCTTCCGGACGGACGCCCGCATGTCCTCGACGTCGCGCGGTCGCGGCTCGTTCAGCCACGTCCACGTCGCCGGGTCCGCCGACGCCGCGAACAACCCCTCCGCGTGCTCCTCCGTCAGCGGCTCCAGCCGCACGTGACGTCCGGTAATAACGGGCATTTCGTACCACTCCATGCCCGAACGCTACGCGCCCGCCCACCCCGCACGGCAGGGCCACTCGCCCCCGATTTCCGCACCCCACTGGCCCGTTACCATGGGTGTTCGCGACTGGCGCGGGCAAGGTGGATCACCACCGGGGAGCGAACGACCGTCCGGACACCGCGCGCCTGGGTGGCCGACCGACAGATCAGTGCGGAGGCACGCATGACGGCACAGATTCTGGACGGCAAGGCGACCGCGGCCGAGATCCGGGCGGACCTCGCCGAGCGCGTCGAGGCCCTCGGCGGGCGCGGCGTGTCCGTCGGGCTCGGCACCGTCCTCGTCGGGGACGACCCCGGCAGCCACTCCTACGTCAACATGAAGCACCGCGACTGCGCCGAGGTCGGCATCGAGAGCATCCGCCGCGACCTCCCCGCCGACGCCACCCAGGACCAGGTGGAACGCGCCGTCGCCGAACTCAACGCCGACCCGGCCTGCACCGGCTACATCGTCCAGCTCCCGCTGCCCAAGGGCCTCGACGACAAGCGCGTCCTCGAACGCATCGACCCCGCCAAGGACGCCGACGGCCTGCACCCGACGAACCTCGGCCGGCTCGTCCTCATGCAGGACGGCCCGCTGCCCTGCACCCCGAAGGGCATCATCGAGCTGCTCCGCCGCTTCGACGTCCCGCTCAAGGGCGCCGAGGTCACCGTCGTCGGCCGCGGCATCACCGTCGGCCGCTCCCTCGGCCTGCTGCTGACCCGCCGCACCGAGAACGCGACCGTCACCCTCTGCCACACCGGCACCCGCGACCTCGCCGCGCACACCCGCGCCGCCGACATCGTCGTCGCCGCCGCCGGCGTTCCCGGCCTGATCACCGCCGACATGGTGAAGCCCGGCGCCGCCGTCCTCGACGTCGGCGTGTCCCGGGTGGACGGCAAGCTCGCCGGGGACGTCGCCGCCGACGTCCGCGAGGTCGCCGGCTGGGTGGCGCCCAACCCCGGCGGCGTGGGCCCCATGACCCGCGCCATGCTCCTCGCGAACGTGGTGGAAGCGGCGGAACGCTCCGCCTGACCGCCGACGGGAACACGGCCGCCCTCCGGCATTGCGCTGCCGATCGGAGGACGGCCGTGAACGTCTAGCTGGCCCGTCTGGCCGCCGCGCTGGGTGCCGGGCGGGTGACGTGCGCGGTGCCGTGGCCCGGGCGGCGCGCCTCGGGGCGCACCCCCGGCGGTCGCCCGCCGTCCATCGGCGTGCGGCCCTGCGGGACGTGCACCGGCGGCAGCGGACGGACGAGGCCCATCGCGATGACCTCGTTGGCGAGCCGGGTGCGGCGGTTGGGACCCTCGGGGATACGGAACTTCTGGTACAGGCGCAGCAGGTGCTGCTTGACGGCCGCCTCCGTCACCACGAGATCACCGGCGATGTCGCGGGCGGTGGCGGGCGCGACGAACGCCGCGTCCGACAGTGCGGGCCGGCACAACGAGTTCAGCACGTCGATCTCGCGCCGGGTGAGCTCGGGGGCGACGGCCCGCCGCAGCTCGACGTCCGGGTCGACCTCCTCTCGGGGGATTCCCCCCATCCGGATGCGCGCGGTGCCGAAGGTGACGACGTCGCCGTCCTCCAGGACGCGGCGCGCGATCGGCCGGCCGTTGACCCGCGTCCCGTTGCGGGAAAGGCCCATGTCGACCACGTAGACGTACGGGCCGCGCCGAACGATCTCTGCGTGCAAACGGGACACACTCGGGTCTTCGAGGCGGACGTCGACTCCGCGCCCGCGCCCGACCGTCGTGACATCGGGGCGCAGCGGCACGACCACTCCGCTGTCCTCGATCCGCATGAACGGCCCCTCCACGGCAGTCCTCCCAGCTAGTTAGCGACCCCTGTCCAGCGGGTTACCCGGGCGCCCTGCCGTCACACCCTCCTACCGGCGAGTAGGGTCGACGCCACAGGGGTTTGCGGGCACATCGGCGGCGCCCTGGCCGGAATGGGACTACGGTTGTGGCATGACCACTCAGGTGCACCGGCGCAGGCGGAAGGCGCCGCGCGGGAGGTCCGCCGCGCCGCACTGGCTCGGCCGGCTGCCCTACCTGATGGTCCTCACGGGCGTCGCCGCGGGCCTGACGCTGGCGTCCTTCGACTACTTCCGCAAGGGCGCCGGCGTGATCGCCGCCGCCCTGCTCCTCGGCGCCCTCGCCCGCCTCCTGCTGCCCGAGTCGCAGCTCGGCATGCTCGCCGTCCGCAGCCGCGCCGTCGACTGCTGGACGCTCGTCCTGCTCGGCGAGACGGTCGCGTTCGTCTCCCTGAGCGTCCCGCCGATGCACAAGACCGGCCTCGTCCTCGCCGGGGCCTTCGGCGTCCTGATCGCGCTCACCATGGCCGGCCGCGGTCTCCTGCTGCTGCGCGACCGGCGCCGCGCCCGGCCGCCCGGATAGCCGCTGCCCTGCGAGTCCGTGCCGGGGGCGAGGTCTAGACCTCCGAACCCGCTCGGATAGCCTTGCCAGTTGAGCCTTACAAGGACTGCTGGCCAGGTGTAGGAAAGGGACAGCAACAGCATGCCCAAGATCAAAGTAGCGGGCCCGGTCGTCGAACTCGACGGCGACGAAATGACGCGGATCATCTGGAAATTCATCAAGGACCAGCTGATCCTGCCGTACCTCGACGTCGACCTGAGGTACTACGACCTCGGGATGGAGCATCGGGACGCCACCGATGACCAGGTCACCATCGACGCCGCGCACGCCATCCAGGAACACGGCGTCGGCGTCAAGTGCGCCACCATCACCCCCGACGAGGCCCGCGTCGAGGAGTTCGGCCTCAAGAAGATGTGGCGGTCCCCGAACGGGACGATCCGCAACATCCTCGGCGGCGTCGTCTTCCGCGAGCCGATCATCTGCTCGAACATCCCCCGGCTCGTCCCCGGTTGGACCAAGCCGATCATCATCGGCCGCCACGCCCACGGCGACCAGTACAAGGCTTCGGACTTCGTCGTCCCGGGCCCGGGCAAGGTGACGATCACCTACACGCCGCAGGACGACGGCGAGCCCATCGAGATGGAGATCGCGGACTTCAGCGGCGGCGGCGTCGCGATGGGCATGTACAACTACGACTCGTCGATCCGCGACTTCGCGCGGGCGACGATGCGGTACGCGCTCGAGCGCAACATGCCGCTGTACATGTCCACGAAGAACACGATCCTGAAGGCGTACGACGGCCGCTTCAAGGACATCTTCCAGGAGATCTACGAGGCCGAGTTCAAGGCCGAGTTCGAGGCCAAGAAGCTCACCTACGAGCACCGGCTCATCGACGACATGGTCGCGGCGGCGCTGAAGTGGGAGGGCGGGTTCGTCTGGGCCGCCAAGAACTACGACGGTGACGTCCAGTCCGACACGCTCGCGCAGGGCTTCGGCTCCCTCGGCCTCATGACCTCGGTCCTGATGACCCCCGACGGCAAGACCGTCGAGGCCGAGGCCGCGCACGGCACGGTGACCCGCCACTACCGCCAGCACCAGCAGGGCAAGGCGACGTCGACCAACCCGATCGCGTCCATCTTCGCCTGGACCCGCGGCCTCGAGCACCGCGGCAAGCTCGACAACCAGCCCGAAGTGTCCGACTTCGCGCGCAAGGTTGAGCAGGTCTGCGTCGAGACCGTCGAGGGCGGTCAGATGACCAAGGACCTCGCGCTGCTCGTCGGGGAGTCGACCCCCTACCTGACCACGCAGGAGTTCCTCGAGGCTCTGGACACCAACCTCCAGAAGAAGATCAACGGCTAGATCGGCGGATACCCGTGGTAACGGTTAGCATTTAGTTGAGTGCTCTTCGCTACTGCGGGGATGGTCCGGCGACGGACTTCGTGGTTCCCGGTCCCGGGAAGTGCTCCCCGCGTACGCGGGGATGGCCGTTGGCCCCGCGCATCGCGGGGATGGAGGACGTGTGCGAAGGCCGTCCCGGTGATCCCGGGGCGGCCTTCCGCGTTCGCGGGGGGACGGACGGGACCGGTGGGCGCACCTGCCCGCCGTCCGTCCGGGCGCGCGGTATAGCCTGCTGGTGAACTATCTCGACGGCGAGAGATCCCGCGCGGCGGCGCGCCTCTTGGGCGGTCGGGTTCGCACGGATGGGCCGCCTGAGCCCGGTCAGGTCTTGGTAGGAGAGAGAAGAGGCAATGACTCGCACCCCAGTCACCGTCACCGTTACCGGCGCCGCTGGCCAGATCGGTTACGCGCTGCTGTTCCGCATCGCGTCCGGGCACCTGCTGGGCGCGGACGTACCCGTCAAGCTGCGGCTGCTGGAGATCCCGCAGGCGGTGAAGGCGGCCGAGGGCACCGCGATGGAGCTGGACGACTGCGCCTTCCCGCTGCTGCAGGGCATCGACATCTTCGACGACGCCACCGCGGCGTTCCAGGGGACGAACGTCGCGCTGCTGGTGGGCGCGCGGCCGCGCACGAAGGGCATGGAGCGCGGTGACCTGCTGGAGGCCAACGGCGGGATCTTCAAGCCGCAGGGCGAGGCGATCAACGCCGGCGCGGCGGACGACGTGAAGGTGCTGGTGGTCGGCAACCCGGCGAACACGAACGCGCTGATCGCGCAGTCGCACGCGCCGGACGTCCCGGCCGCGCGGTTCACCGCGATGACGCGTCTCGACCACAACCGGGCGCTGGCGCAGCTGTCGAAGAAGGCGGGCGTTTCGGTCGCCGACATCAAGAAGATGACGATCTGGGGCAACCACTCGGCGACGCAGTACCCGGACCTGTTCCACGCGGAGATCGGCGGGAAGAGCGCCGCGGCCGTGGTGAACGACCAGAAGTGGCTGGAGGACGACTTCATCCCGACGGTCGCCAAGCGCGGTGCGGCGATCATCGAGGCGCGGGGCGCGTCCTCGGCGGCGTCGGCGGCGTCGGCGGCGATCGACCACGTGCACACGTGGGTGAACGGGACGGCCGAGGGCGACTGGACGTCGATGGCCGTGGTGTCGGACGGGTCGTACGGGGTGCCCGAGGGCCTGATCTCGTCGTTCCCGGTGACGACGAAGGACGGCGAGTGGTCGATCGTCCAGGGGCTGGAGATCGACGAGTTCTCCCGCGGCAGGATCGACGCGACGGTCGGCGAGCTGGCGGAGGAGCGGGACGCGGTCCGCAAGCTGGGCCTGATCTGACCTGACCTGACCTGTACGGCAGGACGTCGCGAGCCCCGGGCCTTTGCAGGGTCCGGGGCTCGTTCGCGTACAAAAGGATCTCGGAACGTCCCAATCCCTCGCTAAGGTGTCCTCCGCTCGTCAGGGGAGAACGGGGAGGTACCGGGTGGCGGATCAGGCATTCCAGGTGGATCTGCGCGGGGTGGTGGATCTGCTGAGCCGCCATCTGTACGCGAGTCCACGGGTGTATTTGCGGGAGTTGCTGCAGAACGCGGTGGACGCGATCACGGCGCGCGGCGACGGCGGCGGCCGGGTGCGGGTGGAGACCGGCGGCGGGGCGCTGCGGGTGCACGACGACGGCGTCGGGCTGACGGCGGACGAGGTGCACACGCTGCTGGCCACCATCGGACGGTCGTCGAAGCGGGACGAGCTGGGGTTCGCCCGCCACGACTTCCTGGGGCAGTTCGGGATCGGGCTGCTGTCGGCGTTCCTGGTCGCGGACGAGATCGAGGTGGTGACGCGGTCGGCGCGGGGCGGCGACGCCGTGCGGTGGACGGGCCGCTCGGAGGGCAGCTACCGGGTGGAGCCGGGCGAGCGCGACGAACCGGGCACGACGGTGACGTTGCGGGCCCGTCCGGGGGCGGGGGAGCTGCTGAGCCCGCCGGTGGTGGCGGAGCTGGCGCGGACGTACGGGTCGCTGCTGCCGATCGAGCTGACGGTGGACGGCGCCCGGGTGACGGGCGCGCCGCCGTGGAAGGAGCCGCATCCGGATCCGGCGGCGCGCCGCCGGGCGCTGGAGGCGTACTGCGAGGAGCTGTACGGGTTCGTCCCGTTCGATGTGGTGGATCTGGACGTCGCGGAGGCGGGCCTGTCGGGCGTGGCGTTCGTGCTGCCGCAGCCGGTGGCGCCGACGGCCCGCGCGGCGCACCGCGTGTACCTGAAGCGGATGCTGCTGGCGGAGGGCGTCGAGGGGCTGCTGCCGGAGTGGGCGTTCTTCGCGCGCTGCGTGGTGGACGCGGGGGAGCTGCGGCCGACGGCGTCCCGCGAGGCGCTCTACGAGGACGAGCTGCTGGACGCGACGCGGGACGCGCTGGGGGAGGCGCTCCGGCAGTGGCTGGTGACGCTGGCGCAGACCGATCCGCCGCGCCTGCGCGGGTTCCTGCGGCTGCATCACCTCGGGGTGAAGGCGATGGCGCTGCACGACGACGACATGCTGCGGATCGTGGACCGCTGGCTGGAGTACGAGACGTCCGCGGGTCCGATGACCCTCGCGGAGTTCCGGCGGCGGCATCCGGACGGGCGGTTCACCACGAGCGTGGACGAGTTCCGGCGGCTGTCGGCGGTCGCGGGCGCGCAGGGCGTGGGGCTGGTGAACGCCGGTTACGTGCACGACGCGGAGATCGTCGAGCGGCTTCCGGCGATCGATCCCGACATCGCGATGGCGCGGCTGGACGCGGCCGAGCTGGCGACGACGTTCGGCGTGCTGGACCCGTCCACGGAGCTGGCGTTGCGGCCGTTCCTGGCGGCGGCGCAGCGGGCGGTGGAGCGGCTCGGCTGCGAGGTGGTGGTCCGCGACTTCGATCCGGCGTCGCTGCCCGCGCTGTTCCTGTCGTCGCGTGACGCGCAGTTCCGGGAGGAGCTGACGCGGGCGAAGGAGCGGGCCGGGGAGCTGTGGGCGGACGTCCTCGGCGCGGTGGGCGCGTCGGCGGGGATCGACCGGCCGCAGCTGGTGCTGAACCATCGCAACCCGCTGACCAGGCGGATCACCGCGCTCGGGGACGGCGGCCCGGTCGACGTCGCCGTCCAGGCCCTGTACGGGCAGGCGCTGCTGCTCGGCCACCATCCGCTGCGGCCCGCCGACACGGCCGTGCTGAACCGTTCGTTCATCGGCCTGCTGGAGTGGGCCGTCCACACCCCGGAGGGGGACCAGTGAGCGTTGAGGACGTCTTCGAGCTGATGCGGCGGGCGGAGGAGCTGCCCTACGGGGAGGCCCGCACCGTCCTGGTGGAGGACGCGCTGCGCCGCGCGGACGCGGCGGGCGACGAGGAGCTCGCGTTCCGGGTGCGGCTCCGGCTGACGAACGCCTACCACTACGGCGCGGAGCCGGCGAAGGCGTTCGCGACGTTCAGCCGGACGCTCGCCGACCATGATCGCGACCCGGGTCGCTTCGGGGAGACCCACACGCTGCTGTGGCAGATGAAGGCGGTGGTGAACTCCCTGACGAAGTTCCCGGAGATCCCCCTGGACCGGACGTACGCGGTGCTGGACGACATGGAGCGCCGGTACCGCGCGGGCGGGCACAGCCCGCAGGCGGTCTACCACTACCGGTGCGCGGTCGCGCGGCACGTCGGCGACGACTCCGCGCTCGACTGGTTCGCCAAGTGGCGGGCGGCGGAACGCGACGAGCTGTCGGACTGCGCGGGCTGCGACCCGACCGGGATGATGTACCAGCTGATCGACGCGGGCCGGTTCGACGAGGCGCTGGAGGTCGCGGCGCCGGTGCTGGACGCCGAACTGACCTGCTCGGAGCAGCCGCAGGGCGTCCAGACGGCCCTCATGCAGGTGTACCTGCGGACGGGACGGTACGCGGAGGCGGCCGACATGCACCGGCGCGCCTACCGGGTGAACCGGACGCAGCTCGCCGACCTCGCCGACATCGGCGAGCACCTGGAGTTCTGCGGGCTCACCGGGAACGAGGCGCGCGGCCTGGAGATCCTGGAGCGGCACCTCGGCTGGCTGGACCGGGCGCCGAACCCGCACTCGGCGATGCGGTTCGCGGCGTCGGCGGCGCTGGTGCTGGGCCGGGCGGCGGCGGCCGGGCACGGGACGGCGACGCTGCGGCGGCCCGCGGCGGGCGAGCGCGCGGCGGCGGACGTCCCGGTGGACGGGCTGCGCGCCGAGCTGGCGACGTTCGCGAGGGACCTGGCGGCCCGGTTCGACGAACGCAACGGCACGTCCCGGCAGGGCGAGAAGGTGCGGGCGATCATCGACGCGGAGCCGGTCGCCGGGTTCGTCCCGCTGGCGGCGCACCACCGCCGTCCGGCGCCCGCGCCCGCCCCGGCGGCCCCGGAGCCGGAGGCGGTCGGCGACGTCGACACGATCGACGATCTCGACGAGCTGCTCGACATCACCGACCGGCGCCGCAGCGTCCGCGACATGGACCGGACGATCGCGGCGTGGCGGCGGTTCGACGTCCTGGCGGAGAAGATCGAGCCGACGCCGCTGCAAGCGGCCCGCAGGCTGGACGGCCGCGGCGTGGAGCGGGCCATCGAGGGGGACGCGCCGGGCGCGATGGCGGACTGGGCGGAGGCCGCCCGCCGGTTCGCCGACCTGGACGAGCGGGACCGGCGGCACCGCACGCTCAGCCGGCTGGGGGAGGTTCGCGTCGACACCGGCGACCCGGAGGGGATGGCGGACCTCACCGCCGCGGTCGACCACTTCGCCGCGCACCCGTCCGAGGACGGGTACCTGGTGTCGGCGCTGCTGCGGCTCGCGGGCGGCCACCTCGAACTGGACCGGCCCGCGGACGCGCTCGCCGTGCTCGACCGGATCGCCCCCGGGGACGACCCCTTCCGCGCCCCGGACGCCGACTTCCTGCGGGCCCGCGCGCTGGTGCTCACCGGCGAGGTCGGGGCGGGGACGGCGGTGCTGCGGCGCAGCCTCGACGCGGCCCGCGCGCAGGACGAGCCGCAGAAGATCGCGGCGGCGGGGCTGATGCTGGCGCAGATCCTGGGGCGGATCGCCGAGGATCAGGACGCGGTCCCGCCGGAGGAGATCGTCGTGCTGCTCGACGAGGTGCTCGCGGTGCCGTCCGTGGCGGGGCCGATGCGGGCGGCGGCGCACGGGGAGCGCGGCCGGGCGCTGCTGGCCGCCGACCGTCCCGCCGACGCCGTCGCCGACCTGGTGGAGGGCGTCGCGGCGTGGACGGCCGAGGGCCTGCACGAGGCGGCCGTCCACCTGCGGGTCGACCTCGCCGCCGCCTACATGGGCGCCGGACGGCATCTGGAGGCGGCCGAGGTCGCGGAGGAGGCCCTGCCCGGGGTGATCGGGGAGGACGGCGACCCGATCGCCGAGCGCCGCTGTCGGCTGATGATCGCGCACGCGCAGAAGGAGCTCGGTGAGCCGGGCGCCGCGGACGCGTTCATGGCCATGGCCGGGCTCGCCGCGCAGGACGGCAACGAGGAGGCGCGGGCGCACTTCCTCGACGAGTCCGGCGACGTCCTGACGAACCTGGACAAGGACGCCCTCGCCGCGGAGCGGTTCGCGGAGGCCGCCGAGGCGTACGGGCGGGCCGGCAACCCGCACGGCCGCGTGAACGCGCTGCGCCGCGCCGCGATGTGCCGGATGTGGAGCGACGACGCCGACGCGGCAGAGTCCGGGCTCGGAGAGGCCCGCGCCGCCCTCGCGGACCTTCCCGCCGAGGACGAACCGGCCCGGATCTGGCACACCGCGCTGATCTCGTTCGACGAGGCCCGCGTGCTCGCCCGGCTGGGCCGCCTCCCGGAGGCCGAGGCGAGCGCGTCCGCCGCCGTGGACGCCTTCCGCTCGCTCGACGAGGACGACGCGGCCCAGACCGCCGAGGGCCTCCTCGCCCAGCTCAGGTCCGCGGTCGGCGAGCACCCCGACGACGGCTCCACCGCCCCCTGACCCGGGCGGCCTCCTGACCGCCGGTCCGGCGGTCAGGAGGCGCGGCGGGCTCCCTCGGACGGGACGGCGTCGAGGAAGACGGGGGCGGTCCAGCCGCGGCCGGCGTAGGCGGCGGTGATCGCGTCGCGGACGCGGGCGGCGCGGTCGGCCGCGGTGAGGACGATCACCGAGCCGCCGAATCCGCCGCCGATCATCCGGCCGCCGCGGGCGCCCGCGCGCAGCGCGGCGTCCACGGTCGCGTCGGCCTGCGGCCAGGAGATCTCGAACTGGTCCCGCAGCGACAGGTGCGAGGCGTTCAGCATCGCGCCCAGCTCGGCGACGGCCCCGGCGCGCAGCAGCCCGGCGGCGGCCTCGACCCGGTGGTTCTCGGTGACGACGTGCTGGACGCGGCGGCGCAGCACCGGGTCGGGCAGCGAGCGGAGCGCGGCAGCCAGGTCCTTGACGTCGCGCAGGGCGGGGACGCCGAGGAGGGCGGCGGCCTCCTCGCACTCGGCGCGGCGCCGCCCGTAGTCGCCGTCGCCGATCGCGTGGCTCGCGCGGGTGTCGACGACCAGGAGGGTCAGGCCCGCGTCGCCCGGGGCGAACGGGACCTGGCCGGACAGCCCGCTGCGGCAGTCCAGCAGCAGCGCGTTGCCGGGCGTGCACAGCAGCGACGCCGACTGGTCCATGATCCCGCAGGGCGCGCCGACCTGCTCGTTCTCCGCGCGCTGCGCCAGCGCGGCCAGCTCGCGCCGGTCGGCGTCGACGCCGTGCAGATCGCACAGGGCGAGCGCGGTCGCGCACTCCAGCGCGGCGGACGACGACAGCCCGGCGCCCTGCGGGAGATCGGCGTCGATCAGCAGTGCGGCGCCGCCCGTCCCGAGGGCCGCGCGCAGCACGCGCGCGACGCCCACCGGGTAGGCGGCCCACGCCCGTCCGGGCGGCCAGTTCTCGGCGGCGACCGGGCCGCCGTCCACGGGCGCGGTCACCGGCTCGGCGGACGCCTGCAGGGAGCGGACCTCGACGATCCCGTCGTCCCGCCGCGCCGCCGCCGCCGACACGCCCTGCGCGAGGGCGAACGGCAGCACGAACCCGTCGTTGTAGTCGGTGTGCTCGCCGATCAGGTTGACGCGGCCGGGTGCGCGCCACACGCCGTCCGGCGCCCGCCCGTACGCGGCCTCGAACGCGCCCGCGAGGGAGGCCGCCTCCGGGAGCGCCGTCACCGGGAGCGGATGAAGGTCCAGGCGTCGCCGACCATCGCGCGCAGGTCGTGCTCCGGCTTCCAGCCCAGCTCGCTCTGGATCTTGTCGGACGACGCGACGAGCACGGCCGGGTCGCCCGCGCGGCGCGGCGCGACCTCGGCGGGGACGTCGCGGCCGGTCACCTCGCGGCAGACCTCGACGACCTCGCGCACCGAGTTCCCGGTGCCGCTGCCGAGGTTGTAGATCTCGTGCGCGCCGGGCTCGCAGGCGTCGAGGGCCAGCAGGTGCGCGCGTCCGAGATCTTCGACGTGGATGTAGTCGCGGATGCAGGTGCCGTCCGGCGTCGGGTAGTCGTCGCCGAACATCTTCACCGGCTCGCCGTCCTCGGCGCCCGCCGCCTTCAGCACGTTCGGGATCAGGTGGGTCTCGACGGTGTGCCGCTCGCCGAGCGTCCCGTACGCCCCGGCGACGTTGAAGTAGCGCAGCGAGACCCCGCCGATGCCGTGCAGGCGGGCGTACTCGCCGAGCGCCGTGTCGATCGCGAGCTTGGAGGCGCCGTAGGGGTTGGTGGGGCGGGTCGGGTCGGTCTCCAGGATCGGCGTCGACTCCGGCTCCCCGTAGGTCGCGGCCGTCGAGGAGAACACGATCTTGCGGACGCCCGTGACGCGCATCGCGTCCAGCAGGGCGAGGGACTCGCCCAGGTTCTTGTCCCAGTA
The nucleotide sequence above comes from Actinomadura algeriensis. Encoded proteins:
- a CDS encoding malate dehydrogenase, whose translation is MTRTPVTVTVTGAAGQIGYALLFRIASGHLLGADVPVKLRLLEIPQAVKAAEGTAMELDDCAFPLLQGIDIFDDATAAFQGTNVALLVGARPRTKGMERGDLLEANGGIFKPQGEAINAGAADDVKVLVVGNPANTNALIAQSHAPDVPAARFTAMTRLDHNRALAQLSKKAGVSVADIKKMTIWGNHSATQYPDLFHAEIGGKSAAAVVNDQKWLEDDFIPTVAKRGAAIIEARGASSAASAASAAIDHVHTWVNGTAEGDWTSMAVVSDGSYGVPEGLISSFPVTTKDGEWSIVQGLEIDEFSRGRIDATVGELAEERDAVRKLGLI
- a CDS encoding HSP90 family protein; translation: MADQAFQVDLRGVVDLLSRHLYASPRVYLRELLQNAVDAITARGDGGGRVRVETGGGALRVHDDGVGLTADEVHTLLATIGRSSKRDELGFARHDFLGQFGIGLLSAFLVADEIEVVTRSARGGDAVRWTGRSEGSYRVEPGERDEPGTTVTLRARPGAGELLSPPVVAELARTYGSLLPIELTVDGARVTGAPPWKEPHPDPAARRRALEAYCEELYGFVPFDVVDLDVAEAGLSGVAFVLPQPVAPTARAAHRVYLKRMLLAEGVEGLLPEWAFFARCVVDAGELRPTASREALYEDELLDATRDALGEALRQWLVTLAQTDPPRLRGFLRLHHLGVKAMALHDDDMLRIVDRWLEYETSAGPMTLAEFRRRHPDGRFTTSVDEFRRLSAVAGAQGVGLVNAGYVHDAEIVERLPAIDPDIAMARLDAAELATTFGVLDPSTELALRPFLAAAQRAVERLGCEVVVRDFDPASLPALFLSSRDAQFREELTRAKERAGELWADVLGAVGASAGIDRPQLVLNHRNPLTRRITALGDGGPVDVAVQALYGQALLLGHHPLRPADTAVLNRSFIGLLEWAVHTPEGDQ
- a CDS encoding tetratricopeptide repeat protein, encoding MSVEDVFELMRRAEELPYGEARTVLVEDALRRADAAGDEELAFRVRLRLTNAYHYGAEPAKAFATFSRTLADHDRDPGRFGETHTLLWQMKAVVNSLTKFPEIPLDRTYAVLDDMERRYRAGGHSPQAVYHYRCAVARHVGDDSALDWFAKWRAAERDELSDCAGCDPTGMMYQLIDAGRFDEALEVAAPVLDAELTCSEQPQGVQTALMQVYLRTGRYAEAADMHRRAYRVNRTQLADLADIGEHLEFCGLTGNEARGLEILERHLGWLDRAPNPHSAMRFAASAALVLGRAAAAGHGTATLRRPAAGERAAADVPVDGLRAELATFARDLAARFDERNGTSRQGEKVRAIIDAEPVAGFVPLAAHHRRPAPAPAPAAPEPEAVGDVDTIDDLDELLDITDRRRSVRDMDRTIAAWRRFDVLAEKIEPTPLQAARRLDGRGVERAIEGDAPGAMADWAEAARRFADLDERDRRHRTLSRLGEVRVDTGDPEGMADLTAAVDHFAAHPSEDGYLVSALLRLAGGHLELDRPADALAVLDRIAPGDDPFRAPDADFLRARALVLTGEVGAGTAVLRRSLDAARAQDEPQKIAAAGLMLAQILGRIAEDQDAVPPEEIVVLLDEVLAVPSVAGPMRAAAHGERGRALLAADRPADAVADLVEGVAAWTAEGLHEAAVHLRVDLAAAYMGAGRHLEAAEVAEEALPGVIGEDGDPIAERRCRLMIAHAQKELGEPGAADAFMAMAGLAAQDGNEEARAHFLDESGDVLTNLDKDALAAERFAEAAEAYGRAGNPHGRVNALRRAAMCRMWSDDADAAESGLGEARAALADLPAEDEPARIWHTALISFDEARVLARLGRLPEAEASASAAVDAFRSLDEDDAAQTAEGLLAQLRSAVGEHPDDGSTAP